From Rhizobium favelukesii, the proteins below share one genomic window:
- the lnt gene encoding apolipoprotein N-acyltransferase yields MERLADRVILAWGVKRVALAALAGAFGVLALPPFGFFAAMFVSFTLLVWLIDGSAAAPESGLIGRLWPSFAVGWLFGFGYFVAGLWWLGHALMIDAEAFAWALPLAILGLPAVLAIFYGVAAALARTMWSDGMGRIAALAASFGLLEWLRSVLFTGFPWNAVGYGMTPVPLMMQSAHVIGIMGITSLSVFIFAAPALLGTRQGAKLGLSLAALLFAVHIGYGAYILFGPQPAPAPDSKSPVIRLVQPMIEQTAKMDNDADRAAIFEKHLKLSVEPPKDGGRKPDIIVWPETSIPFILTDNQDALSRIADTLDDNQILIAGAVRVEDMGPGNPPRYYNSIYVIDGRGQIAGAADKVHLVPFGEYVPFESILDDFGIQNVVEMPGGFSPAATRQLLTLPTGIKFYPLVCYEIIFPDEMTGDLGVANAILNVTNDAWFGATPGPYQHFQQARLRAVETGLPLIRNGNSGISAIVNARGEVIAGLGLNETGFVDATIESFGAQRDPGYPRQTYFWLLEILLFAIALVSRLGFVFKQN; encoded by the coding sequence CGCTTTCGGCGTTCTGGCCCTGCCTCCATTCGGCTTCTTTGCTGCCATGTTCGTGTCGTTCACGCTGCTCGTCTGGCTGATTGACGGCTCGGCTGCCGCTCCTGAGAGCGGCTTGATCGGCCGGCTGTGGCCTTCCTTCGCCGTCGGCTGGCTCTTCGGCTTCGGCTATTTCGTCGCCGGTCTCTGGTGGCTTGGCCATGCCTTGATGATCGATGCCGAGGCTTTCGCCTGGGCGCTGCCGCTGGCGATCCTCGGCCTGCCTGCCGTGCTCGCCATCTTCTATGGCGTTGCTGCCGCCCTGGCGCGCACCATGTGGTCCGATGGCATGGGGCGGATTGCGGCGCTTGCCGCGAGCTTCGGATTGCTCGAGTGGCTGCGGAGCGTACTTTTCACCGGTTTTCCCTGGAACGCCGTCGGCTACGGAATGACGCCCGTGCCGCTCATGATGCAATCGGCGCATGTCATCGGCATCATGGGCATTACTTCGCTCTCGGTCTTCATCTTCGCGGCTCCCGCGCTCCTCGGCACCCGCCAGGGCGCGAAGCTCGGCCTCTCACTGGCAGCCCTGCTTTTCGCAGTACATATCGGTTACGGCGCCTATATCCTCTTTGGCCCACAGCCTGCGCCGGCGCCGGACTCCAAGAGCCCGGTCATCCGCCTCGTTCAGCCGATGATCGAACAGACGGCGAAGATGGATAATGACGCCGACCGCGCCGCGATCTTCGAGAAGCACCTGAAACTCTCCGTCGAGCCGCCGAAGGATGGCGGTCGCAAGCCCGACATCATCGTCTGGCCGGAGACGTCCATTCCCTTCATCCTGACCGACAACCAGGATGCGCTCAGCCGGATCGCGGACACGCTCGACGACAACCAGATCCTGATTGCCGGCGCCGTCCGGGTCGAGGACATGGGGCCCGGCAATCCGCCACGTTACTACAATTCGATCTACGTCATCGATGGCCGTGGGCAGATCGCCGGCGCCGCGGACAAGGTGCATCTCGTGCCGTTTGGCGAGTATGTGCCGTTCGAAAGCATACTAGACGATTTCGGTATCCAGAACGTCGTGGAGATGCCGGGTGGCTTTTCGCCGGCCGCCACGCGGCAGTTGCTGACGTTGCCGACCGGGATCAAGTTCTATCCGCTCGTCTGCTACGAGATCATTTTCCCGGATGAGATGACCGGCGACCTCGGCGTGGCCAATGCCATCCTCAATGTCACCAACGATGCGTGGTTTGGTGCGACACCCGGGCCCTACCAGCACTTTCAGCAGGCCAGGTTGCGCGCTGTGGAGACCGGCCTGCCGCTGATTCGCAACGGCAACAGTGGTATTTCTGCCATTGTGAACGCCCGCGGCGAGGTCATTGCCGGTCTCGGCCTCAACGAAACGGGCTTCGTCGACGCAACCATTGAGAGCTTCGGCGCGCAACGCGATCCAGGCTACCCACGCCAAACTTACTTCTGGTTGCTGGAAATACTTCTGTTTGCAATTGCGCTGGTTTCGCGTTTAGGTTTTGTTTTCAAGCAGAATTG